A stretch of the Aspergillus puulaauensis MK2 DNA, chromosome 6, nearly complete sequence genome encodes the following:
- a CDS encoding uncharacterized protein (COG:S;~EggNog:ENOG410PQDV;~InterPro:IPR015267;~go_component: GO:0030289 - protein phosphatase 4 complex [Evidence IEA];~go_function: GO:0019888 - protein phosphatase regulator activity [Evidence IEA]) — protein MSLDEESLEIAANGGTMDLDKWPGIVEPLLERLEYIIYNVFPMPQMPLEPPSAEQYQQQYLNPTSSFLHDPNPVPSSSNKENTEPPNLQTPPRPHPSSLNPPSSTERIPDSQPASQAGTATATLPAPLLLTVQSIQSTLRSLFTSKPPHTIQRLAELILRPSAYYRTLPAYLRAVDRVVSVTSGADVFPFPMQSGAATTQPQPNGTLNGAENKFILPDNTLGSDESLGGALLTPIPWLSNPASPGPEAAGIDEVPMATTAPTLQNQLLTQPADPTSQQTVAPEGDGTALEGELTAEPTEGIPHARGPSVLGVEDLGLQDGRDVEVTLLSKETEAAGASSTEESNSPIATSEQPGKEPAAADTDSTTATATAQKDKDADADADADGDGDITLSDEPTILQEGQGDKK, from the exons ATGTCGCTAG ATGAAGAGAGCTTAGAGATAGCCGCCAATGGCGGCACGATGGACCT TGACAAGTGGCCAGGCATAGTAGAGCCGCTACTCGAGCGATTGGAATAT ATCATCTACAATGTCTTCCCAATGCCTCAGATGCCTCTCGAGCCCCCATCTGCAGAGCAATACCAACAGCAATACCTAAATCCAACCTCCTCTTTCCTCCACGACCCCAATCCCGTAccctccagcagcaacaaggaGAACACCGAACCGCCAAATCTCCAAACACCTCCGCGGCCTCATCCATCATCACTCAACCCTCCATCGTCAACCGAGCGGATTCCTGACTCACAACCTGCATCTCAGGCAGGcaccgcaaccgcaacccTCCCCGCACCGCTTCTCCTCACCGTCCAGTCTATTCAATCAACCCTGCGGTCCTTATTTACTTCTAAGCCGCCACACACCATCCAGCGGCTAGCGGAGCTCATTCTTCGTCCCAGTGCATATTACCGAACACTTCCGGCTTACCTGCGCGCCGTTGACCGTGTTGTGTCGGTCACCAGTGGCGCAGATGTGTTTCCGTTCCCAATGCAAAGCGGTGCAGCTACAACCCAACCCCAGCCTAATGGGACACTAAACGGCGCCGAGAACAAGTTTATTCTACCAGATAACACGCTAGGCAGCGATGAGTCTCTGGGCGGCGCTCTTCTTACCCCCATACCTTGGCTGAGTAACCCTGCTTCGCCAGGTCCTGAAGCGGCAGGTATCGATGAAG TACCCATGGCAACAACAGCCCCAACCCTCCAAAACCAACTCCTCACTCAACCCGCTGatccaaccagccaacaGACCGTTGCTCCTGAGGGCGATGGCACCGCCCTGGAGGGTGAATTGACAGCTGAGCCCACCGAAGGAATTCCTCATGCTCGAGGCCCCTCCGTCCTTGGCGTGGAAGATCTGGGTCTACAAGATGGCAGGGATGTTGAAGTAACCCTTCTAAGCAAAGAGACGGAAGCAGCAGGCGCGTCCTCTACTGAGGAATCAAACTCTCCTATTGCTACTTCTGAACAGCCCGGCAAGGAGCCTGCAGCCGCAGATACCGATTCAACAACCGCGACGGCTACGGCACAGAAAGATAAGGATGCAGACGCGGACGCGGAtgcggatggagatggagatatcacACTATCCGACGAGCCGACTATACTGCAGGAAGGCCAAGGCGACAAGAAGTAG